A window from Cryptomeria japonica chromosome 1, Sugi_1.0, whole genome shotgun sequence encodes these proteins:
- the LOC131036647 gene encoding uncharacterized protein LOC131036647 produces the protein MSKPMDEDVPEKTEEEEFNTGPLSVLMMSVKNNTQVLINCRNNKKLLGRVRAFDRHCNMVLENVKEMWTEVPKTGKGKKAAQPVNKDRFISKMFLRGDSVIIVLRNPK, from the exons CCAGAGAAGACGGAGGAGGAGGAATTCAACACTGGCCCTCTTTCTGTCCTTATGATGAGTGTGAAAAACAACACACAG GTTCTGATAAATTGTAGAAACAACAAGAAACTCCTTGGACGAGTTAGAGCCTTTGATAGGCATTGCAACATGGTTCTGGAGAATGTTAAAGAAATGTGGACAGAG GTCCCAAAGACGGGGAAAGGGAAGAAGGCGGCCCAGCCTGTCAACAAGGATAGATTCATTAGCAAAATGTTCCTTCGTGGAGATTCTGTGATTATTGTTCTAAGAAATCCAAAGTGA